Proteins encoded within one genomic window of Thermococcus celer Vu 13 = JCM 8558:
- a CDS encoding CDC48 family AAA ATPase, whose amino-acid sequence MIFGKDNEKLEEIKLRVAEALKRDVGRGIVRFDRKYQKQLGVEAGDIVRLTGERTTAAIVANAHPDDRGLDIIRMDGYIRRNAGVSIGDYVAVSKAEVQEAKKVTLAPAQKGVFIQIPGDMVKGNLLGRPVVKGDLVVASGRNEGYYGGSPFDELLRGLFETMPLGFGELKFVVVNTVPKGIVQITYNTEVEVLPQAVEVREEAIPEVTYEDIGGLKEAIQKIREMVELPLKHPELFERLGIEPPKGVLLYGPPGTGKTLLAKAVANEANAHFIAINGPEIMSKFYGESEERLRDIFKEAEENAPSIIFIDEIDAIAPKREEVVGEVEKRVVSQLLTLMDGLKSRGKVIVIAATNRPDALDPALRRPGRFDREIEVGVPDKKGRKEILQIHTRGMPLEPDYDKATVLRILRELMKREGFDKGKLEKLLKKVEAAKSDEEVKEALKSESEIYPEVRARLIEGMLEEIADKTHGFVGADLAALAREAAMVVLRRLINEGKIDPEHERIPPEVLAELRVRKTDFYEALKMVEPSALREVLLEVPNVHWDDVGGLEEVKRELREAVEWPLKYPKAFQRLGIEPPRGVLLYGPPGTGKTLLAKAVATESEANFIGIRGPEVLSKWVGESEKRLREIFRKARQAAPTVIFIDEIDAIAPARGSDMNRVTDRLINQLLTEMDGIERNSGVVVIAATNRPDILDPALLRPGRFDRLILVPAPDEKARLEILKVHTRRVPLADDVDLRELAKRTEGYSGADIEALVREAALTAMRRIMEELPAELVEEESEEFLDMLRVSRRDFEEAMKKVRPSITPYMVEYYRNFEESRKSKVEKKGGPDYYTF is encoded by the coding sequence ATGATTTTTGGTAAGGATAACGAGAAGCTTGAGGAGATAAAGCTCCGCGTTGCGGAGGCCCTGAAGAGGGACGTTGGAAGGGGGATAGTCAGGTTCGATAGGAAGTACCAGAAGCAACTCGGAGTTGAGGCGGGGGACATAGTCAGGCTTACCGGGGAGAGAACCACGGCCGCCATAGTGGCCAACGCGCATCCCGACGACAGGGGACTCGACATCATCCGCATGGACGGTTACATAAGGAGAAACGCAGGCGTTAGCATAGGGGACTACGTAGCGGTCTCCAAGGCGGAGGTGCAGGAGGCTAAGAAGGTAACCCTGGCTCCCGCCCAGAAGGGCGTCTTCATTCAGATACCCGGCGACATGGTCAAGGGAAACCTCCTGGGCAGGCCCGTCGTGAAAGGCGACCTGGTGGTGGCGAGCGGCAGAAACGAGGGTTACTACGGTGGTTCACCCTTCGATGAGCTGCTCAGGGGTCTCTTTGAGACGATGCCCCTCGGCTTCGGAGAGCTCAAGTTCGTCGTCGTCAACACGGTTCCAAAGGGCATAGTCCAGATAACCTATAACACAGAGGTGGAGGTTCTCCCCCAGGCGGTCGAGGTTCGTGAGGAGGCAATTCCGGAGGTCACCTACGAGGACATCGGCGGCCTCAAGGAGGCCATTCAAAAGATCCGCGAGATGGTGGAGTTACCCCTGAAACATCCCGAGCTCTTCGAGCGCCTTGGAATAGAGCCGCCGAAGGGGGTGCTCCTCTACGGTCCGCCTGGAACGGGTAAGACGCTCTTAGCCAAGGCAGTCGCGAACGAGGCTAACGCCCACTTCATAGCCATCAACGGACCCGAGATAATGAGCAAGTTCTACGGGGAAAGCGAAGAGCGCCTCAGGGACATATTCAAAGAGGCGGAGGAGAACGCCCCAAGTATAATCTTCATCGACGAGATCGACGCGATAGCACCAAAGAGGGAAGAGGTCGTTGGAGAGGTTGAAAAGAGGGTCGTCTCCCAGTTACTCACGCTGATGGACGGCCTCAAGAGCCGCGGGAAGGTCATAGTCATCGCCGCGACCAACAGGCCGGACGCCCTTGACCCGGCTTTGAGGAGGCCGGGGAGGTTCGACAGGGAGATCGAGGTCGGTGTCCCAGATAAGAAGGGACGCAAAGAAATCCTCCAGATACACACGAGGGGAATGCCGCTCGAACCCGACTACGACAAGGCAACCGTTCTCAGGATTCTCAGAGAGCTCATGAAGAGGGAGGGTTTCGATAAAGGAAAGCTGGAGAAGCTTCTCAAGAAGGTTGAGGCCGCCAAGAGCGACGAGGAAGTCAAGGAGGCCCTTAAGAGCGAGAGCGAGATCTATCCGGAGGTTCGGGCCAGGCTGATAGAGGGGATGCTCGAGGAGATAGCCGACAAGACCCACGGGTTCGTCGGTGCGGACCTCGCGGCCCTCGCCAGGGAGGCGGCCATGGTGGTTCTCAGGAGGCTCATCAACGAGGGCAAGATAGACCCGGAGCACGAGCGCATTCCCCCCGAGGTTCTCGCTGAGCTTCGCGTCAGAAAGACCGATTTCTACGAGGCGCTCAAGATGGTGGAGCCGAGCGCCCTCAGGGAGGTCCTGCTCGAGGTTCCGAACGTCCACTGGGACGACGTTGGCGGCCTCGAAGAAGTGAAGAGGGAGTTGAGGGAAGCCGTTGAATGGCCCCTCAAATACCCGAAGGCCTTCCAGAGGCTTGGAATCGAACCGCCGAGGGGGGTTCTTCTCTACGGTCCTCCAGGAACGGGTAAAACGCTCCTGGCCAAAGCCGTCGCAACCGAGAGCGAGGCCAACTTCATCGGCATCCGCGGGCCCGAGGTTCTCAGCAAGTGGGTCGGTGAGAGCGAGAAGAGGCTGAGGGAAATATTCAGGAAGGCGAGGCAGGCGGCGCCGACGGTGATATTCATCGACGAGATAGACGCGATAGCGCCGGCCAGGGGGAGCGATATGAACCGCGTCACGGACAGACTCATCAATCAACTGCTGACGGAGATGGACGGCATAGAGCGCAACAGCGGTGTGGTGGTTATAGCCGCGACCAACAGACCGGACATCCTCGACCCCGCACTGTTGAGGCCTGGAAGATTCGACAGGCTGATACTGGTTCCGGCTCCGGACGAGAAGGCGAGGCTGGAGATACTCAAGGTGCACACGAGACGCGTCCCCCTGGCGGACGACGTTGACCTCCGCGAGCTGGCCAAGAGGACGGAAGGCTACAGCGGTGCGGACATCGAGGCCCTCGTGAGGGAAGCGGCCCTGACGGCCATGCGCAGGATAATGGAGGAGCTCCCCGCGGAGCTGGTGGAGGAGGAGAGCGAGGAGTTTCTGGATATGCTTAGGGTTTCGAGGAGGGACTTCGAGGAGGCGATGAAGAAGGTGCGGCCCAGCATAACCCCGTACATGGTTGAATACTACAGGAACTTCGAGGAGAGCAGGAAGTCAAAAGTCGAGAAGAAGGGAGGGCCGGACTACTACACCTTCTGA
- a CDS encoding molybdenum cofactor synthesis domain-containing protein produces MAFLKVVPLEKAREVIASFPLKPEIEVVPLSEALGRVLAEDVTSPIDVPPFDRAKVDGYAVRAEDTFMASESEPVRLRVVGEINAGDIPSLELKPGECVYISTGAPLPEGADAVIQFEDVEREGDEIIIYKPAYPTLGVMKAGADIPKGKTILKRGTRLTFKDTALLSAVGTAEVPVFRRPKVAVISTGNEVVLPGEVLRPGKIYDINGRAITDAIRELGGEAVFLGIAGDNRESLRGLIEKGIECCDIVLLSGGASGGIRDLTTSIIDELGEVKVHGIAIQPGKPTVIGVINGKPIFGLPGYPTSCLTNFTLLVAPLLRRLLGRESEVRKVRKRLAHKVFSVKGRRQFLPVRIEGEKAVPILKGSGAVTSFVDADGFIEVPENVEILEADEEVEVTFFG; encoded by the coding sequence ATGGCGTTCCTGAAGGTCGTTCCCCTCGAGAAAGCCCGTGAAGTGATAGCCTCTTTCCCGCTGAAACCCGAGATCGAGGTGGTTCCGTTGAGCGAGGCACTCGGCCGGGTTCTGGCCGAGGACGTAACGTCCCCCATCGACGTCCCCCCCTTCGACAGGGCAAAGGTCGACGGCTACGCGGTGAGGGCGGAAGACACGTTCATGGCGAGCGAGAGCGAGCCGGTGCGGTTGAGGGTCGTGGGGGAGATAAACGCCGGTGATATCCCCTCGCTGGAGCTCAAACCGGGCGAGTGCGTTTACATCTCCACTGGCGCCCCCCTGCCTGAGGGCGCGGATGCCGTGATCCAGTTCGAGGACGTGGAGAGGGAAGGAGACGAGATCATCATCTACAAGCCGGCCTACCCGACCCTCGGCGTCATGAAGGCCGGGGCTGACATTCCAAAGGGTAAGACCATTCTCAAACGCGGAACGAGACTGACGTTCAAGGACACGGCGCTCCTCTCGGCGGTGGGAACGGCGGAGGTGCCCGTCTTCAGGAGGCCGAAGGTTGCCGTGATAAGCACTGGGAACGAGGTCGTCCTTCCTGGAGAGGTGCTGAGGCCTGGAAAGATATACGACATAAACGGGAGGGCGATAACCGACGCCATCAGGGAGCTCGGCGGGGAGGCCGTCTTCCTGGGTATCGCGGGGGACAATCGGGAAAGCCTCAGGGGGCTCATCGAGAAGGGAATAGAGTGCTGCGACATCGTTCTCCTGAGCGGAGGCGCGAGCGGCGGAATAAGGGACCTCACCACCTCAATAATCGATGAGCTCGGCGAGGTTAAGGTCCACGGAATAGCGATCCAGCCCGGCAAGCCGACGGTTATAGGGGTGATAAACGGAAAACCAATCTTCGGCCTGCCGGGTTACCCGACGAGCTGTCTGACCAACTTCACGTTGCTCGTTGCGCCCCTCCTGCGGAGGCTCCTCGGGAGGGAGAGCGAGGTCAGGAAGGTCAGGAAAAGGCTCGCCCACAAGGTCTTCTCGGTCAAGGGAAGGCGCCAGTTCCTGCCCGTCAGGATAGAGGGCGAGAAGGCGGTTCCCATCCTTAAGGGGAGCGGGGCGGTAACGAGCTTCGTCGACGCGGACGGCTTCATCGAGGTTCCCGAGAACGTGGAGATACTCGAGGCGGACGAGGAGGTCGAGGTCACCTTCTTCGGTTGA
- a CDS encoding DUF365 domain-containing protein, with protein sequence MGGDGNIIGVTFPVPRAFLSRILDGGRSVFVKPSTLRLKPGMKVIFYASREEQGWHGEAEVEDVEFFTNVGEIIEKYGPELFLTPEELRQYERDREKWHSRGRRPRPWMTVRLKNLRKYPRVVRPKRFIAVSGRYVGEDEYGEILRKAGVWSVP encoded by the coding sequence ATGGGCGGTGACGGGAACATCATCGGGGTAACCTTCCCGGTTCCGAGGGCTTTCCTAAGCAGGATACTCGACGGGGGGAGGAGCGTCTTCGTCAAACCCTCGACGCTCCGACTGAAGCCCGGGATGAAGGTGATCTTCTACGCCTCGCGGGAAGAGCAGGGCTGGCACGGCGAGGCCGAGGTTGAGGACGTAGAGTTCTTCACGAACGTCGGGGAGATAATCGAGAAGTACGGGCCGGAGCTTTTCCTCACCCCTGAGGAGCTCAGGCAATACGAGAGGGACAGGGAGAAGTGGCACTCGCGCGGCAGGAGGCCGAGGCCCTGGATGACCGTCAGACTGAAGAACCTACGGAAGTATCCGCGGGTCGTCAGACCGAAGAGGTTCATCGCCGTTTCCGGTAGATACGTGGGAGAGGACGAGTACGGGGAGATCCTGAGAAAGGCGGGAGTGTGGAGCGTACCGTAA
- a CDS encoding metallophosphoesterase family protein, which translates to MLIALISDVHSNLEALKAVWREVKGADAILCMGDLVGYGASPNEVVEFIKREMEKRVFLCVRGNHDNAVAFGLDWGFNPYAREAVRWHQRVMTIENLEFLRRLPVRGLFTDDAGRSYLLIHGSPRAPLDEYLFPWLPEGEFRAVLSYIRQDDLLVGHTHVPMLKLIDGRRIINPGGVGQPRDGDPRAAYAIIDTEKEPPENVEFHRVEYDVDSAAERIMKAGLPEFLARRLYEGY; encoded by the coding sequence ATGCTCATAGCCCTGATATCCGACGTCCACTCCAATCTCGAGGCCCTGAAGGCCGTCTGGAGGGAGGTAAAGGGCGCCGACGCGATACTTTGCATGGGGGACCTGGTGGGCTACGGCGCCTCCCCAAACGAGGTCGTGGAGTTCATTAAACGGGAGATGGAGAAACGGGTCTTCCTCTGCGTCAGGGGAAACCACGACAACGCGGTGGCCTTCGGCCTCGACTGGGGCTTCAACCCCTACGCGCGGGAAGCCGTGAGGTGGCACCAGCGCGTTATGACCATCGAGAACCTCGAGTTTCTCCGGAGGCTTCCGGTGAGGGGACTCTTCACGGACGATGCCGGGAGGAGCTACCTCCTCATCCATGGCTCACCGCGGGCGCCCCTCGACGAGTACCTCTTCCCCTGGCTTCCCGAGGGCGAGTTCAGGGCCGTTCTGAGCTACATCAGGCAGGATGACCTCCTCGTCGGCCACACCCACGTCCCCATGCTCAAGCTGATCGACGGGAGAAGGATAATCAACCCCGGCGGCGTCGGCCAGCCGAGGGACGGAGACCCGAGGGCGGCCTACGCCATCATCGATACGGAAAAAGAGCCGCCCGAGAACGTCGAGTTCCACCGGGTTGAGTACGACGTCGATTCCGCCGCGGAGAGGATAATGAAAGCGGGGCTTCCGGAGTTTCTGGCGAGGAGGCTATACGAAGGATATTAA
- a CDS encoding DUF1156 domain-containing protein, whose product MERRFTESPDFPIRELNEASAKEKGPARPPYWEMVFYWTRKPLIGVRGVIAGALLPENIDPNRFKTLIGLNEKTPHKVNPKIPPEWEKYFRGKKLLDPFAGFGSIPLEALRLGLDVTAVELLPTTSVFLKAVLEYPKKFGKPLVKDVERWGSWITERLKNDPEIKELYDDDVAVYIGTWEVKCPHCGRWTPVIGNHWLARVKDGKGYKRLAYMVPERDGDEKIKIRIIDLNDVFGNVSRAKVDGKKGEITFEGDFYVRKAREAVAAGKLRENDFRVEGDRIVFRVPSANIEARKSQLTCLSCGNVIKYVDENGRHYLDKKGAKGNLEFYAKFALRKYHEGDERFARQRLLVRMKKVGSDLVFEPATEEDNGRLLKAKEKVRELIENGDPDVPVEPVAPYDPRNIWVINYGFFKWYNLFNPRQVLTLMKITKLIREVGKKIEAEKIEEGWEAEKAFEYAEAVATYLSMAMVKYLDFNSVCTRWNPGWIKYEETLSTRGIAMMWSWVDVSPFARKTGAFRRTLENQKEALAYLTSALAPSGQKTLTGLSNNTVSVLRGDATSLNLGEKFDVIVTDPPYADDVPYTELSDFYYVWLKRALSDSDGRKLLPRFHRDAFFKKIGPRLVEIRTQWEEFARKEVSTNPGRFMDDKNKKERAVQHFENLFSQAFVAMREHLKDDGLLVTYYAHTSLDAWANLIEAGWRRAKLQITRAIPLNTESKTSIVSRGKMSLDTSIVAVWRKPSGERKPVMVSSLREELRRKARESAGEFMRYGYQSLDLLYGVMAAVLEEVTKHSEVLSPKGPLSTAEVLKEVYGATVRGIIEAIAEVAEGRAVSSNEALFYTAYKVLFGNATLRPNDVILLNLATFTDPNGLVKAGILKATGSAKEFTLNTPDLLGRKALDQRELQKFLYGRGINPLEPEPGNSIDVLHLLEYHALSGRSKLGEEVERLRRRWSTEVDEALTMAKLIADYYAAVSRKLTPLGGIAKADEREVERELENNGHFEVILMRRLLRGAGGGML is encoded by the coding sequence ATGGAGAGAAGATTTACTGAAAGCCCTGATTTTCCCATACGAGAGCTCAACGAGGCGAGCGCCAAGGAGAAGGGGCCCGCAAGGCCGCCGTACTGGGAGATGGTCTTCTACTGGACGAGAAAACCCCTCATCGGGGTGAGAGGAGTCATCGCCGGTGCGCTCCTGCCCGAGAACATCGATCCTAATAGGTTCAAAACGCTCATCGGCCTGAACGAGAAAACCCCGCACAAGGTTAACCCAAAGATCCCGCCCGAGTGGGAGAAGTACTTCCGCGGTAAGAAGCTCCTCGACCCCTTCGCGGGCTTTGGCTCAATCCCCCTCGAGGCCCTGCGCCTCGGACTGGACGTTACCGCCGTCGAGCTCCTGCCGACAACCTCCGTCTTCCTCAAGGCCGTCCTCGAGTACCCGAAGAAGTTCGGGAAGCCCCTCGTGAAGGACGTCGAGAGGTGGGGAAGCTGGATAACCGAGCGGCTGAAGAACGACCCTGAAATCAAAGAGCTCTACGACGATGATGTCGCGGTGTACATCGGCACGTGGGAGGTGAAGTGCCCGCACTGCGGGAGATGGACTCCAGTTATAGGGAACCACTGGCTGGCGAGAGTGAAGGACGGTAAGGGCTACAAGCGATTAGCTTACATGGTGCCCGAGCGGGACGGCGATGAAAAGATCAAAATACGGATTATCGACCTCAACGACGTCTTCGGTAACGTCTCGAGGGCAAAGGTGGACGGCAAGAAGGGGGAGATAACCTTCGAGGGTGATTTTTACGTGAGGAAGGCCCGCGAGGCCGTGGCGGCGGGCAAGCTCAGGGAGAATGACTTCAGGGTCGAGGGTGATAGGATCGTCTTCCGGGTTCCAAGCGCGAACATAGAAGCGAGGAAGAGCCAGCTCACCTGCCTATCCTGCGGGAACGTTATAAAATACGTGGATGAGAACGGGCGGCACTACCTCGACAAGAAGGGCGCGAAGGGGAACCTCGAGTTCTACGCGAAGTTTGCCCTTCGGAAGTACCACGAGGGCGACGAGAGGTTCGCGCGGCAGAGGCTGCTCGTGAGGATGAAGAAGGTCGGCAGTGACCTCGTCTTCGAGCCCGCGACGGAGGAGGACAACGGGAGGCTCCTGAAGGCGAAGGAGAAAGTGCGGGAGCTGATTGAGAATGGGGATCCGGATGTTCCTGTTGAGCCGGTTGCCCCCTATGATCCTAGAAATATTTGGGTTATAAATTACGGATTCTTTAAATGGTATAATTTATTCAATCCCCGCCAGGTCCTCACGCTAATGAAGATTACAAAGCTCATCCGCGAGGTTGGAAAGAAGATTGAGGCGGAGAAGATAGAGGAAGGCTGGGAGGCAGAGAAAGCCTTCGAGTACGCGGAGGCCGTGGCGACGTACCTGAGCATGGCGATGGTGAAGTACCTCGACTTCAACTCAGTTTGCACCCGTTGGAACCCCGGTTGGATAAAGTACGAGGAAACATTATCCACCCGTGGAATTGCTATGATGTGGAGCTGGGTGGATGTTTCCCCATTCGCTCGAAAAACTGGCGCATTCCGTAGAACTCTTGAAAACCAAAAGGAAGCTCTCGCCTACCTCACCTCTGCCCTCGCCCCCTCGGGTCAGAAAACCCTCACGGGACTATCAAACAACACCGTCAGCGTCCTCAGGGGCGACGCCACCTCTCTCAACCTCGGCGAGAAGTTCGACGTCATCGTCACCGACCCGCCCTACGCGGACGACGTGCCGTACACGGAGCTTTCGGACTTCTACTACGTCTGGCTGAAGCGGGCGTTGAGCGACTCCGACGGGCGAAAACTTCTCCCAAGGTTCCACAGGGACGCTTTCTTCAAGAAAATCGGCCCGAGGTTGGTTGAAATAAGGACGCAGTGGGAGGAGTTCGCGAGGAAGGAGGTCTCCACGAACCCCGGCCGCTTCATGGACGATAAGAACAAGAAGGAGCGGGCCGTTCAGCACTTCGAGAACCTCTTCTCCCAGGCCTTCGTGGCCATGAGGGAGCACCTGAAGGACGATGGGTTACTCGTTACCTACTATGCACACACCTCTCTCGACGCGTGGGCGAACCTGATAGAGGCGGGCTGGAGGAGGGCGAAGCTCCAGATAACCCGCGCCATCCCGCTGAACACGGAATCGAAGACGAGCATAGTCAGCCGGGGTAAGATGAGCCTCGACACTTCCATCGTGGCCGTGTGGAGGAAGCCGTCGGGCGAGAGGAAACCCGTTATGGTCTCCTCCCTGAGGGAGGAGCTAAGGAGGAAGGCCCGGGAATCGGCGGGGGAGTTCATGCGCTACGGCTATCAAAGTCTCGACCTTCTCTACGGCGTCATGGCGGCGGTTCTCGAGGAGGTAACGAAGCACTCCGAGGTGCTCTCCCCGAAGGGCCCGCTCTCCACGGCTGAGGTCCTCAAAGAGGTTTACGGTGCGACGGTCAGGGGCATCATAGAGGCCATCGCCGAGGTGGCCGAGGGCAGGGCCGTGAGCTCAAACGAGGCCCTCTTCTACACCGCCTACAAGGTGCTCTTTGGGAACGCGACGCTGAGGCCGAACGACGTGATACTCCTGAACCTCGCCACCTTCACCGACCCGAACGGTCTCGTGAAGGCTGGCATCCTGAAGGCCACGGGTTCCGCCAAGGAGTTCACCCTCAACACCCCAGACCTGCTCGGGAGGAAGGCCCTCGACCAGAGGGAGCTCCAGAAGTTCCTCTACGGCAGGGGCATAAACCCCCTCGAGCCCGAGCCTGGGAACTCCATCGATGTCCTTCACCTGCTCGAGTACCACGCCCTCTCCGGCCGCTCCAAGCTCGGGGAGGAGGTCGAAAGGCTCAGGCGGAGGTGGAGCACCGAGGTCGATGAGGCCCTCACCATGGCGAAGCTCATCGCGGACTACTACGCCGCCGTTTCCAGAAAGCTGACGCCCCTCGGGGGCATCGCAAAGGCCGACGAGCGCGAGGTTGAGAGGGAGCTTGAGAATAACGGCCACTTCGAGGTCATCCTCATGAGGAGGCTTCTCCGCGGCGCTGGAGGTGGTATGCTATGA
- a CDS encoding PRC-barrel domain-containing protein translates to MVKVMASKLRDVELITDTGIRLGWVYDLSFDEETGDILVIVAEPDEDLDTSEFVTDHEGLLLVPVSAVKSVGEVIIIDSNKLAVKSKLRRTGAVKSRILGESRSPGE, encoded by the coding sequence ATGGTCAAGGTAATGGCCTCCAAGCTTAGGGATGTGGAACTGATAACCGACACGGGCATAAGGCTCGGATGGGTCTACGACCTCAGCTTCGACGAGGAAACCGGCGATATTCTTGTGATAGTTGCCGAACCTGATGAGGATCTCGACACGAGCGAATTCGTCACCGACCACGAGGGCCTCCTTCTCGTTCCGGTCAGCGCGGTTAAGAGCGTTGGCGAGGTCATCATAATAGACTCCAACAAGCTCGCCGTTAAGTCCAAGCTCAGGAGAACAGGGGCGGTGAAAAGCCGGATTTTGGGGGAATCCAGGAGTCCCGGAGAGTGA